The genomic window GCTCGTCGGCGCGGCGCTGAGCGTGTGCGGCGGGGCGTTTCAGGGGGTCTTTCGCAACCCGCTGTCGGACCCCTACCTGCTCGGCGTGGCGAGTGGGGCGGGGCTGGGCGCGACGGTGGCGCTCACGCTGGGCTGGCCACACGCGCTGATTCCGCTCGCGGCGCTGCTCACGGCGCTGGGAGCGGTGGCGGCGACCCTGCTGCTCGCGCGTGAAGGCCGCCGCTTTCCGCCCACCCGCCTGATTCTGTCGGGCGTGGTGGTGGGCAGCGTGCTGAGTGCCGCCACCACCGCGCTGATGCTGCGCGGCGAGGACCGGGCGCGGCAGGTGCTGGCGTACACGCTGGGCGACCTGAGTTTTTCCGGCTGGCGCGACGTGCTGACGGTGCTGCCGTATGTGGGGCTGGGCTGTGGGGCGCTGCTGCTGCTCGCGCGGGCGCTCGACACGCTGCAACTCGGGGACCTCACCGCCCGCTCGCTGGGCGTGCCGGTGGAGCGGCTGCGGCTGCTGGTGGTCGCCTGCGCGAGTCTGGCGACTGCGGGGGCGGTGGCCTACGTGGGCATCATCGGCTTTGTGGGCCTCATCGTGCCGCACCTCGTCCGGCTGGCGTTCGGGGCGGGGCACCGCACGCTGCTGCCGCTCTCGGGACTGCTCGGCGGGTCGCTGCTGGTGCTGGCCGACCTGCTCGCCCGCACCACGCCGCTTTCACAGGTGGGTATCGTGACCACGTTGCTCGGCGGGCCGTTTTTCCTGTGGCTGCTGAGGCGCGAACGTGGTTGAGGGCGGGGAGCAGGGCAGGGAGCAGAGCGCAGAGGGCGCCGGGCTGCTGGAGGCGCGCGGCGTTCACGTCCGCGCCGGGCAGACGCTGGCGGTGCGGGGCGTGGACGCCACGTTCCGGACCGGAGAATTCGCCGCCATCATCGGGCCGAACGGGGCGGGGAAAAGCACGCTGCTGCGCGCCCTGCTCGGCCTGAGCGGGCTGGAAGCGGGCGAGGTGCGGCTGAACGGACGGCCCCTGCGGACCTGGAACCGCGCCGAGCGCTCGCGGCGGCTGGCCTACCTCGCGCAGTCGGAGCCGCTGCCGCCCGAAACGCGGGTGCGCGACGTGGTGACGCTGGGGCGCGGCGCGGGCGAGTGGCGCTGGGGCCTGCTTCCCACGCGGCCCTGGTCGGAGGCCGACGAGGAGGCGGTGAACCGGGCGCTCGACCGCACCGACACCCGGCGCTTCGAGGACCGGCGCGTGTCCGAACTCTCGGGCGGCGAGGGGCAGCGGGTGGCCCTGGCGCGCGCGCTCGCCGCCGGGCCGGAGCTGCTGCTGCTCGACGAACCGACGAATCACCTCGATCTCGCCTACACCCTCGACCTGATGCGCTCGCTGCGCCGCGAAGTGGAGGCGGGACTGGGCGTCATCGCCGTGCTGCACGATCTCAACCTCGCCGCCCGCGCCGACCGGCTGCTGCTGCTCTCACGGGGCGAAGTGCTCGCCACCGGAACCCCCGCCGAGGTGCTGACGCCGGAGCACATCGCGGCGGCCTACGGCGTGCGGGTGGACGTCACCGAACAGGCGGGGCGGCCGCTGGTGATTCCGGCCGACTAATACGATTTTAATCTGATTCCCGAACATCCGGAAAGGCGCCGGATACCCGTCCATCTCCTTGAAACCGTATTTTTTCCATGCGCTCCGCGCAAAATTGCGCCCGGACATGTCCGGGACTCAATTTGAAACCGTATAAGCACCTCGAAGTTGATCTTTAGATTGACCGAGCGAAGCGAGTATCGAAAAAAGTACGTCGAACCGGGAATGGAGTAGTTTCGGTGCTGTTCCGAAACTGCGGAATGTTGGGTTCGACGTACTTAGCTCCCTTGCCCCCTACACTCTCAGAACTTGACTCTCAGGACTTGCCATGACGAACGGCCCCAAATATTTCCGCACCTCCGGTCACCTTCTCCTGTGCCGGGGCAGCAGTTGCCAGCAGCGCAACTCGGTCCTGCTGCACAAGGCCCTCTGGAACGCGCTCGAACGTGACGGCCTCGCCTACTACAAGCAGGGCGGCAGCGTTCGCCTCACCGACAGCGGGTGCCTGGGCGCCTGCAAGTTCGGCCCGACCCTGTGCGTCTACCGCGAGCGTGACGGACAACTGGAGCAGGCGTGGTACGCCGGGGTGGATTTTCCGCTGGCCCGCGCCGTCGCCCAGGCGGTGCACGAGGGGGGAGAGTTGCCGGACCAGGGGCGGTACGGCGGCTCACCGGACAACGCCGGGAACCCCTGACTCCCTGTCGGCGTAGAGTGGAGCATGAGACAACCTTTCTGGCAGGCTTCTCTCGTTCTCGCCTCTCTGCTGCTCGGAGGCGCTCAGGCCCAGGGCACCCAGGCCGCTCCGGTCACGGGCGCTCCCCTCTTCGAGCGCCTCTCCCCCGCCGAGCGGCAACTGCTGCTCTCGGTGGCCGGGGTGTCGAGCGGCGACCAGTTTCAGCCGGGGCGCCTGCTGCCGGGCCTGCCTTTTCCCGCGCCCGCGCTGCCGGGTCAACAGGTCATCGGGAGCGTGGAGCAGTCGGACGGCATCCGGGTCGTCGTGCGGACCAGCCTTGAAGCCAACGCCGCCCAGCAGACCGCCGAAAAAGCCTTGCGGGCGGCGGGCTGGCAAAACCTGTATCCGGGGGTGGACAATGGGGGACTCATCTTTCAGTCTTCACCCACGGAGCAGTACGTCTCGCCGCTGTGTAGGCCCGGCGTGCCCGGCAGCTTGACCGTCTTCGCCTTTGAGAGTGAACCAGGCAGCAGCCAGGTGTCTTACCAGTACAGCAGCTTGGGCGCGCAGGGCTGCCCAGCCAACATGCCGCAGGAGGACCCCACACAGCTCAACTTCTACGCGCCTTACCGCAACCAGACGGTGTACCGCCCCGCCGACCGCCTGCAAGAACGCGGGGTGAAGCTGCCCCGGCTCGCCGCGCCGGAAGGAGCGCAGGTGGAAGCCACCAACCTGACCTCCGGCGACACCGAGCTGACGGCCTACACCTCGGTCTACGGTACCCAGAGCACCGAGACGCTGCGCCAGCACTACGCCGCCGCGCTTCAGGCCCAGGGCTGGCAACTGGTGGACACCCGCACCCTGGCCGGGCAGAGCGTCACCCGCTTCACCTTCCGCGCCGGCAAGGAGGAAGGTGTGGGCACGCTGTCGCTCAAGGCGCGAACTGACCTCAAGGACACCACGCGCCCGCCCCGGCACGACGTTCAGTTGGAGCTGCAACTTCCCTGATTGGCGAGCAGCCCGCGTCTGCCGGAACCCTCGCCCCTTGCGGGCCGTATTCCCAGCATGAGCAAACTCGACGGACGCATCGGTGGCCTGACCGCCGGCTATGACCTTCACGCCGACTGGGACGGCTCGCGACTCACGGGGCGTATCGGGGGGCAGATTCAGGGCAAGGACCTCCGGCTGGAGGTGCAGTCGGGCGACGTGGACGGGCGCGTGGGCGGCGTCGTCGCGGGCTTCGACGTGGACGGCGACGTGAGCGGGCAGCGGGTAGAAGTGCGGCTCGGCGGGCGCATCGACGGCGACTCGTTGAGCCTCGACATAAGGGGTGACGAGGTGCGCGGGCGCTTCTCGGGCCGCATTGCGGGCAAGGACGTGACCCTCACCCGGCGCGGCGAGCAGCTCAGCGGGCGCATCGGCGGGCAGGTGGACGGCAAGGACGTGACCCTCACCCTCGGCGACGTGCCGCTCGAACTCGCGGCGCTCGCGGCAGTGTGCGCGTACAAGGCGCTCGAAGACGTGCAACAGGGCACGGCACCGAGCAGCTACGGCGGGGCAAGCTGAGCCCGTTCCCTCCCGCACATTCCCGCCGCTGGGCGCGTGCTACGTTCCGCGCTATGACCGCCCAGACCACAGCGCAGCCCAAAGCCAGGACCCTCGGCGAGCTGCTGCAAACGCCGGAATACGCCGGGCGCAAGCCCTTCGACGGCCAGCGCCGACTGGTGCAGGACGAGGTGCGGGACAATCTGACCCGCAAACTCCGCAGCGGTGAGGAGCTGTTTCCCGGCGTGGTCGGCTATGACGACACCGTGATTCCCCAGCTCGTCAACGCGCTGCTCGCCCGCCAGAACTTCATTCTGCTCGGGCTGCGCGGTCAGGCCAAGAGCCGCATCCTGCGCGCCATTACCGAGCTGCTCGACCCCGAAGTGCCGGTGATCGACGGCGTGGACATGCCCGACGACCCCCTCAACCCCATCGGCGCCGAGGGCCAGCACCTGCTCGAAGCGCACGGAATGGAACTGCCGATTCGCTGGCTGCCGCGTGCCGACCGCTACGTGGAAAAACTGGCGACCCCCGACGTGACGGTGGCCGACCTCATCGGCGACGTGGACCCCATCAAGGCCGCCCGCCTCGGCACCTCGCTCGGCGACACCCGCTCCATGCACTTCGGCCTGCTGCCCCGCGCCAACCGGGGGATTTTTGCGGTGAACGAACTCGCCGACCTCTCGCCCAAGGTGCAGGTCGCGCTGTTCAATATCCTTCAGGAAGGCGACGTGCAGATCAAGGGTTACCCCATCCGCCTCGAACTCGACGTGATGCTGGTCTTTTCGGCCAACCCCGAGGACTACACCGCTCGCGGCAAGATCGTCACGCCGCTCAAGGACCGCATCGGCTCGGAAATCCGCACCCACTACCCCACCGACGTGCAGCTCGGCATGGACATCACCGCGCAGGAAGCCGTGAAGGAAGAGGGCGTGGTCGTGCCGCCCTTCATCGCTGAACTGATTGAAGACATCGCCTTCCAGGCCCGCGAAGATGGCCGCATCGACAAGCTCTCGGGCGTGTCGCAGCGCCTGCCGATTTCGCTGATGGAACTCGCCTGCGCCAACGCCGAGCGCCGCTCGCTGGTCTCCGGTGACGCCCCGGTGGTGCGCGTGACTGACGTGTACGCGGGCCTCCCGGCGATTACCGGCAAGATGGAGCTGGAATACGAAGGCGAACTCAAGGGCGCCGACAACGTCGCCAAGGACCTCATTCGCAAGGCGGCGGGCGCCGCGTATGCCCGCAGCTACGGCAGCGCCGACACCCGCGAGCTGGAAAAGTGGTTTGACCAGGGCAACGTCTTCCGCTTCCCGCAGGGCGGTGACGCGTCGGCAGCCCTCAAGGCCACGGGCGAAGTCCCCGGCCTGTCCGACTTCGCCGCGCAGGTGGCCGGGAGCAGCGACGATGCCGTGCGCGTGTCCGCCGCCGAGTTCATTCTGGAGGGACTGTATGGCCGGAAAAAGCTCTCCCGCGCCGAGGAACTC from Deinococcus radiodurans R1 = ATCC 13939 = DSM 20539 includes these protein-coding regions:
- a CDS encoding FecCD family ABC transporter permease translates to MSLSARRSRVYLASGTALLLALLGLAVVLGTGLGSVNIAPGAVLTALWQGVTRQALAGDAVIIWQIRLPRVVMGVLVGAALSVCGGAFQGVFRNPLSDPYLLGVASGAGLGATVALTLGWPHALIPLAALLTALGAVAATLLLAREGRRFPPTRLILSGVVVGSVLSAATTALMLRGEDRARQVLAYTLGDLSFSGWRDVLTVLPYVGLGCGALLLLARALDTLQLGDLTARSLGVPVERLRLLVVACASLATAGAVAYVGIIGFVGLIVPHLVRLAFGAGHRTLLPLSGLLGGSLLVLADLLARTTPLSQVGIVTTLLGGPFFLWLLRRERG
- a CDS encoding ABC transporter ATP-binding protein; protein product: MVEGGEQGREQSAEGAGLLEARGVHVRAGQTLAVRGVDATFRTGEFAAIIGPNGAGKSTLLRALLGLSGLEAGEVRLNGRPLRTWNRAERSRRLAYLAQSEPLPPETRVRDVVTLGRGAGEWRWGLLPTRPWSEADEEAVNRALDRTDTRRFEDRRVSELSGGEGQRVALARALAAGPELLLLDEPTNHLDLAYTLDLMRSLRREVEAGLGVIAVLHDLNLAARADRLLLLSRGEVLATGTPAEVLTPEHIAAAYGVRVDVTEQAGRPLVIPAD
- a CDS encoding (2Fe-2S) ferredoxin domain-containing protein; the protein is MTNGPKYFRTSGHLLLCRGSSCQQRNSVLLHKALWNALERDGLAYYKQGGSVRLTDSGCLGACKFGPTLCVYRERDGQLEQAWYAGVDFPLARAVAQAVHEGGELPDQGRYGGSPDNAGNP
- a CDS encoding ATP-binding protein gives rise to the protein MTAQTTAQPKARTLGELLQTPEYAGRKPFDGQRRLVQDEVRDNLTRKLRSGEELFPGVVGYDDTVIPQLVNALLARQNFILLGLRGQAKSRILRAITELLDPEVPVIDGVDMPDDPLNPIGAEGQHLLEAHGMELPIRWLPRADRYVEKLATPDVTVADLIGDVDPIKAARLGTSLGDTRSMHFGLLPRANRGIFAVNELADLSPKVQVALFNILQEGDVQIKGYPIRLELDVMLVFSANPEDYTARGKIVTPLKDRIGSEIRTHYPTDVQLGMDITAQEAVKEEGVVVPPFIAELIEDIAFQAREDGRIDKLSGVSQRLPISLMELACANAERRSLVSGDAPVVRVTDVYAGLPAITGKMELEYEGELKGADNVAKDLIRKAAGAAYARSYGSADTRELEKWFDQGNVFRFPQGGDASAALKATGEVPGLSDFAAQVAGSSDDAVRVSAAEFILEGLYGRKKLSRAEELYAAPEPELKRERGGRWN